From a single Bacillus pseudomycoides DSM 12442 genomic region:
- the menB gene encoding 1,4-dihydroxy-2-naphthoyl-CoA synthase — MAIEWVKEGNYEDIIYSTYNGIAKISINRPEVHNAFRPKTVMELINAFAQARDDANVGVIILTGEGGRAFCSGGDQKVRGHGGYVGEDQIPRLNVLDLQRLIRAIPKPVIAMVAGYAIGGGHVLHIVCDLTIAADNAVFGQTGPKVGSFDGGYGAGYLARMVGHKKAREIWYLCRQYSAQEALDMGLVNTVVPLEELEAETVQWAEEILANSPMALRFLKAAFNADTDGLAGIQQLAGDATLLYYTTDEAKEGRDAFKEKRRPDFGQFPRFP; from the coding sequence ATGGCTATTGAATGGGTAAAAGAAGGCAATTATGAAGATATTATTTATTCTACATACAATGGTATCGCAAAGATTTCGATTAACCGTCCTGAAGTACATAATGCATTCCGTCCTAAAACGGTAATGGAGTTAATCAATGCATTTGCACAAGCACGTGATGATGCAAATGTTGGCGTTATCATTTTAACAGGTGAAGGTGGACGTGCATTCTGTTCTGGCGGCGACCAAAAAGTTCGCGGTCATGGTGGATATGTAGGTGAAGACCAAATCCCACGCTTAAACGTATTAGACTTACAACGTTTAATTCGCGCAATCCCTAAACCAGTTATCGCAATGGTAGCAGGTTATGCAATTGGCGGTGGACACGTACTTCATATCGTATGTGATTTAACAATCGCAGCAGACAACGCTGTATTCGGACAAACTGGTCCTAAAGTAGGTAGCTTTGATGGCGGATACGGAGCTGGTTATTTAGCTCGCATGGTAGGTCATAAGAAAGCTCGTGAAATTTGGTACCTATGTCGTCAATACAGTGCACAAGAAGCACTTGATATGGGCTTAGTAAACACAGTTGTACCATTAGAAGAGCTAGAAGCAGAAACAGTCCAATGGGCAGAAGAAATCTTAGCAAACAGCCCAATGGCACTTCGTTTCTTAAAAGCTGCATTCAATGCAGATACAGACGGTTTAGCTGGTATCCAGCAACTAGCGGGAGACGCAACGTTATTGTACTACACAACTGACGAAGCAAAAGAAGGCCGCGACGCGTTCAAAGAAAAACGCCGTCCAGACTTCGGACAATTCCCTCGTTTTCCGTGA
- the menD gene encoding 2-succinyl-5-enolpyruvyl-6-hydroxy-3-cyclohexene-1-carboxylic-acid synthase has product MNNHIEALSYYLGAFVDELARLNVYDVVISPGSRSTPLALLMEQHEQIKTYLHVDERSAAFFALGIAKAKKRPVAILCTSGTAAANYYPAICEAFHSRVPLLVLTADRPHELRDVGAPQAMNQLNLYGSFVKQFMEMALPEAREPMYHYARMTAGRAVASASLAPRGPVHINFPLREPLIPDFSLEELWEKGRGEYTGAVHQGNMAMTSEYVSSLTERLLSMEKGLIICGDDSHPEIAEVITQLAEKTGYPILADPLSGLRSGNHDKSLVIDCYDTFLRNECLKDTWKPDVIIRFGGMPVSKALTQYIKKQTAAVHIVVDESGKWRDPALVATEVVCASDVSFCKAMTDNMQKREQNDWCEMWKHINDATKKKLREIETYETAFEGKVITDIVHVLQEEATLFVSNSMPIRDTDTFFFNIDKKIHVMANRGVNGIDGIISTALGTSTVCEPLVLVIGDLSFYHDLNGLLAAKLHDLNVTIVVVNNDGGGIFSFLPQYKSKEHFESLFGTPLGLDYEHVVKMYGGSFSRVNDWEAFRHEVKKGTTEKGLHVVEICTNREENLQLHRDLWASTSKVATEILQGESE; this is encoded by the coding sequence ATGAATAATCATATAGAAGCATTATCATATTATTTAGGCGCGTTTGTGGACGAACTGGCGCGTCTAAATGTATATGATGTTGTCATTAGTCCAGGTTCGCGGTCAACGCCGCTAGCCTTGCTAATGGAGCAACATGAACAGATAAAAACATATTTGCATGTAGATGAACGATCAGCTGCTTTTTTCGCGCTCGGTATTGCGAAAGCGAAGAAGCGTCCTGTAGCGATTTTATGTACATCAGGAACAGCGGCAGCGAACTATTATCCAGCAATTTGTGAAGCCTTTCATTCGCGTGTGCCATTGCTTGTCTTAACAGCAGATAGACCACATGAACTAAGAGATGTTGGTGCCCCGCAGGCAATGAATCAGCTGAACTTATATGGCTCCTTTGTGAAACAGTTTATGGAGATGGCACTGCCAGAAGCTAGAGAGCCGATGTATCATTATGCCCGTATGACAGCCGGGCGTGCTGTTGCAAGTGCATCTCTTGCGCCAAGGGGACCTGTCCATATTAATTTTCCACTTCGAGAGCCGTTGATCCCTGACTTTTCTTTAGAGGAATTATGGGAAAAAGGACGAGGTGAATATACAGGGGCAGTTCATCAAGGGAATATGGCGATGACGAGTGAATATGTAAGTTCTCTTACAGAGCGCCTTTTGAGTATGGAAAAGGGGCTTATTATTTGTGGAGACGATAGTCATCCAGAGATTGCTGAAGTTATCACGCAGCTTGCTGAGAAAACTGGATATCCAATTTTGGCAGATCCGCTTTCAGGTCTTCGGAGCGGTAATCACGATAAATCATTGGTAATCGATTGCTATGATACATTTTTACGAAATGAATGCTTGAAGGATACATGGAAGCCAGATGTCATTATTCGTTTCGGTGGTATGCCAGTATCTAAGGCATTAACGCAATATATAAAGAAACAAACGGCTGCTGTCCATATTGTTGTAGATGAATCAGGAAAATGGAGAGATCCAGCTCTTGTAGCAACGGAAGTGGTATGTGCAAGCGACGTCTCGTTTTGTAAAGCAATGACAGATAATATGCAAAAGCGAGAACAGAATGATTGGTGCGAGATGTGGAAACATATAAACGATGCAACGAAGAAAAAGCTTCGTGAAATCGAAACATATGAAACAGCGTTTGAAGGAAAAGTGATTACAGACATTGTGCATGTGTTACAAGAAGAAGCGACGTTATTTGTCAGCAATAGCATGCCAATTCGTGACACAGATACATTTTTCTTTAACATAGATAAAAAAATTCATGTCATGGCAAATCGTGGTGTGAATGGGATTGATGGGATTATTTCAACAGCCTTAGGAACGAGCACTGTTTGTGAACCACTCGTATTAGTCATTGGTGATTTATCATTTTATCATGACCTAAATGGACTCTTAGCAGCAAAATTACATGATTTAAACGTAACAATTGTCGTTGTTAATAACGATGGTGGTGGCATCTTCTCATTCCTACCACAATACAAGTCAAAAGAACATTTTGAATCATTATTCGGAACGCCGCTTGGGCTTGATTATGAACATGTTGTCAAAATGTACGGTGGTTCATTCTCGCGTGTAAATGACTGGGAAGCATTTCGTCATGAAGTAAAAAAAGGAACAACGGAAAAAGGGTTACACGTTGTGGAAATTTGTACAAACCGAGAAGAGAATTTACAATTGCACCGTGATTTATGGGCAAGTACATCGAAGGTTGCTACGGAAATTTTGCAAGGTGAATCGGAATGA
- a CDS encoding o-succinylbenzoate--CoA ligase — METMPNWLMQRSFLTPERTAIETKEEKITFLELHEKVGSVCEHLSYLQIEKGQKVAVLMKNGTQMITVIHALSYIGAVAVLLNTRLSREELLWQMDDAEVVCLVTDQEFETEQVLVYAFEEVVNGPKKTAVVQEEFSLEESMTIIYTSGTTGKPKGVILTYGNHWASAVGSSLNLGLRDDDCWLACMPMFHVGGLSLLMKNIMYGMRILLVPKYDPDFIHEAIKTRGITIISVVSKMLMDLLERLGEETYPSSLRCMLLGGGPAPKPLLETCVTKGIPVYQTYGMTETSSQICTLSADYMLTKVGSAGKTLFLCQLRIEKDGEVVPPNVEGEIVVKGPNVTHGYFKREDATRETIIDGWLHTGDLGYLDEEGFLYVLDRRSDLIISGGENIYPAQIEEVLLANPKVAEAGVVGKADEQWGQVPAAFIVKADDITEEELIQFCEEKLARYKVPREVHFLLELPRNASEKLLRRELRHLLEEM; from the coding sequence ATGGAGACAATGCCCAATTGGTTAATGCAACGTTCTTTTTTAACACCAGAGCGCACTGCGATTGAGACAAAAGAGGAGAAGATTACATTTTTAGAACTGCATGAAAAAGTAGGATCTGTTTGTGAACACCTTTCATACTTACAGATAGAAAAAGGTCAAAAAGTGGCTGTTCTGATGAAAAATGGTACCCAGATGATTACAGTAATTCACGCCTTATCTTATATTGGGGCAGTAGCTGTACTTCTAAATACACGTCTTTCAAGAGAAGAGCTACTTTGGCAAATGGATGATGCTGAAGTTGTTTGCTTAGTAACGGACCAAGAATTTGAAACAGAACAGGTACTAGTATATGCATTTGAAGAGGTAGTGAATGGACCGAAGAAAACTGCAGTCGTTCAAGAGGAGTTTTCTTTAGAAGAATCGATGACAATTATTTATACGTCAGGAACAACAGGCAAACCGAAAGGGGTTATCTTAACATACGGTAATCACTGGGCGAGTGCTGTTGGATCATCACTTAACTTAGGGCTTCGCGATGATGATTGTTGGTTAGCGTGCATGCCAATGTTTCATGTAGGCGGATTATCTCTGTTAATGAAAAATATTATGTACGGTATGCGGATTTTACTCGTTCCGAAATATGATCCTGATTTCATTCATGAGGCAATAAAAACTCGGGGAATAACAATCATATCTGTCGTTTCTAAGATGTTAATGGACTTATTAGAAAGACTTGGGGAGGAAACATATCCGAGCTCTTTACGTTGCATGTTATTAGGCGGAGGACCAGCACCAAAGCCACTTTTAGAAACATGTGTAACAAAAGGAATCCCTGTGTACCAAACATATGGTATGACAGAAACATCCTCGCAAATTTGCACACTTTCAGCTGATTACATGTTAACGAAAGTTGGTTCAGCAGGAAAAACGCTTTTCTTATGCCAGCTTCGAATTGAGAAGGATGGAGAAGTAGTGCCACCGAATGTTGAAGGAGAGATTGTTGTAAAAGGACCGAATGTGACACATGGATATTTTAAACGTGAAGACGCAACGCGTGAAACAATAATAGACGGTTGGCTTCATACTGGAGATCTTGGGTATTTAGATGAAGAAGGATTTTTATATGTATTAGATCGTCGTAGTGATCTCATTATTTCAGGCGGAGAAAATATTTATCCAGCGCAAATTGAAGAAGTACTGCTTGCAAATCCTAAAGTGGCGGAAGCTGGAGTTGTTGGGAAAGCAGACGAACAGTGGGGACAAGTGCCTGCTGCGTTTATTGTTAAGGCTGACGATATAACAGAAGAAGAACTGATTCAATTTTGTGAAGAAAAATTAGCGCGATATAAAGTACCGAGAGAAGTGCATTTCTTACTTGAATTACCACGTAATGCTTCGGAAAAATTGTTAAGACGGGAACTAAGGCACCTGCTGGAGGAGATGTAA
- a CDS encoding yteA family sporulation protein, which translates to MLTPQQINHFKSILEKQLHEIEQTLQSHEGEDRASERESVGELSAYDNHPGDMATELYEREKDFGLIEFWHKQLQDTKHALQKIEAGTYGVCEVSGEEIPLERLEAMPTATTCIEHTTNKLNLSARPVEEELVEPPFGKYDMDSAVGYDAEDAWQDVALYGTSETPSDLERRDSKNFDEMYVDAEEPRGYVEDFENFIGTDMYGKNPQVYATEEHEEYEQMLDDFEERTYKGELSPNESSSKE; encoded by the coding sequence ATGTTAACTCCACAACAAATCAATCATTTTAAATCCATTTTAGAAAAGCAACTGCACGAAATTGAACAAACGCTGCAAAGTCATGAAGGCGAAGACCGCGCCTCTGAACGGGAATCTGTTGGAGAATTATCCGCTTATGACAATCATCCCGGCGATATGGCTACCGAATTATATGAACGCGAAAAAGACTTCGGGCTTATTGAATTTTGGCATAAGCAACTGCAAGATACAAAGCATGCCTTACAAAAAATCGAAGCTGGCACATATGGGGTTTGCGAAGTTTCTGGTGAAGAAATTCCACTAGAAAGATTAGAAGCGATGCCAACTGCTACGACCTGTATAGAACATACAACGAATAAATTAAACTTAAGCGCACGTCCCGTTGAAGAAGAATTAGTAGAGCCACCGTTTGGCAAATACGATATGGACAGTGCCGTAGGATACGATGCAGAGGATGCTTGGCAAGATGTTGCTTTATACGGAACATCAGAAACACCATCTGATTTAGAACGCCGCGACTCGAAAAACTTTGATGAGATGTATGTAGATGCTGAAGAACCACGCGGTTACGTAGAAGACTTTGAAAACTTCATCGGAACAGATATGTATGGAAAGAATCCACAGGTGTATGCAACAGAAGAGCATGAAGAATATGAACAGATGCTGGATGATTTTGAAGAACGAACTTATAAAGGTGAGTTATCTCCGAATGAGTCTAGTTCAAAAGAATAA
- the menH gene encoding 2-succinyl-6-hydroxy-2,4-cyclohexadiene-1-carboxylate synthase, which produces MKVALQGITYEYEVVGSGEPLLLLHGFTGSMETWHSFIPAWSKQFQVITVDLVGHGKTESPEELMHYDIQNVALQMTTLLDHLNIEKAHILGYSMGGRLAITMACLYPNRVKSLLLENCTAGLEMESDRKERRARDEQLADRIELERIEAFVNRWENIPLFATQKKLSQGVQEQVRKERLANNPKGLANSLRGMGTGAQPSWWSQLEELKMPVLLMNGESDQKFFHILQNIQKRIPHAKFVKIDGAGHAIHVEQPQKFGTIVEGFLKTIQ; this is translated from the coding sequence ATGAAAGTAGCGCTGCAAGGTATAACGTATGAATATGAAGTGGTCGGTAGTGGAGAGCCACTTCTACTTCTTCATGGTTTTACGGGGAGCATGGAAACGTGGCATTCGTTTATTCCTGCATGGAGTAAACAGTTCCAAGTCATCACAGTTGATCTTGTGGGACATGGAAAAACGGAAAGTCCCGAGGAACTTATGCATTATGATATTCAAAATGTAGCACTTCAAATGACGACACTACTCGATCATTTGAATATTGAAAAAGCACATATACTCGGCTATTCAATGGGCGGAAGACTGGCGATTACGATGGCATGCTTATATCCAAACCGCGTGAAATCTCTTTTATTAGAGAACTGCACAGCTGGACTTGAGATGGAATCGGACCGGAAAGAGCGCCGTGCGCGCGATGAACAGCTTGCAGATCGAATTGAATTAGAAAGAATAGAAGCTTTCGTAAATAGATGGGAAAATATCCCGCTGTTTGCAACGCAAAAAAAGTTATCACAAGGTGTGCAAGAACAAGTAAGGAAAGAGCGACTTGCTAATAACCCGAAAGGACTCGCAAATAGCCTTCGGGGCATGGGAACAGGAGCCCAGCCTTCTTGGTGGAGTCAGCTTGAAGAGCTCAAAATGCCTGTCTTGTTAATGAATGGAGAGAGCGATCAGAAGTTCTTTCACATCTTACAAAATATACAAAAACGCATCCCTCACGCGAAATTTGTCAAAATTGATGGGGCTGGCCATGCAATTCATGTGGAACAACCGCAAAAGTTTGGTACAATAGTAGAGGGATTTCTCAAAACCATACAGTGA
- a CDS encoding YjcZ family sporulation protein yields the protein MSDKCDDRCDDRHEHHHRHIRHGCGGGFALLIVLFILLIIIGASCFGGGYGGGCGYGGGYGGFGGGYGYC from the coding sequence ATGAGTGATAAGTGCGATGACAGATGCGATGACAGACATGAACATCACCATAGACACATAAGACACGGCTGTGGAGGCGGTTTTGCGCTTCTAATCGTATTGTTTATTTTATTGATTATCATCGGTGCTAGCTGCTTCGGTGGTGGCTACGGTGGCGGTTGTGGATATGGCGGCGGCTATGGTGGCTTTGGTGGTGGTTACGGATACTGCTAA
- a CDS encoding 1,4-dihydroxy-2-naphthoate polyprenyltransferase, translated as MEMKVETNSSPMSPKPSKQTGWRIWWSLLRPHTLTAAFVPVFIGTAYAMQVGGINQIHLPLFFIMLLACLLIQAATNMFNEYFDYKRGLDHEGSVGIGGAIVRDGIQPKTVLNLAFGFFGIAMLLGVYICMNSSWWLAAIGLVCMAIAYLYTGGPLPIAYTPFGELTAGLFMGVIIIGISFFIQTGTVTSEIILVSIPNAILIGAILLSNNIRDLDGDKENGRNTLAIIVGRENAIGVLASMFIVSYIWTIALIIVGIVSPWMLIVFLSAPKAFKATKGFIGKSIPMEMAPAMIATAKTNTIFGFLMGIGLLLGYFL; from the coding sequence ATGGAAATGAAAGTCGAAACGAATTCCTCTCCTATGTCGCCAAAGCCAAGTAAACAAACAGGCTGGCGCATTTGGTGGAGTTTATTACGTCCTCATACATTAACAGCAGCTTTTGTTCCTGTTTTTATTGGAACAGCTTATGCAATGCAAGTAGGGGGTATCAATCAAATACATCTCCCTCTTTTCTTTATCATGCTTCTTGCTTGTCTTCTCATTCAAGCAGCAACAAACATGTTTAATGAATACTTTGATTATAAAAGAGGATTAGATCACGAAGGTTCAGTTGGTATCGGTGGTGCCATTGTCCGTGACGGAATTCAACCAAAAACAGTCCTTAATTTAGCATTTGGATTTTTCGGTATCGCAATGCTTTTAGGCGTTTATATTTGTATGAACTCTAGCTGGTGGCTTGCTGCAATCGGTCTTGTTTGTATGGCTATTGCTTACCTTTATACAGGCGGCCCACTTCCGATTGCCTATACGCCTTTTGGAGAATTAACAGCAGGATTATTTATGGGTGTTATTATTATTGGTATTTCATTTTTCATTCAGACAGGAACTGTAACATCAGAAATTATTTTAGTATCTATTCCAAATGCGATTTTAATTGGAGCGATTTTACTTTCCAACAACATTCGTGATTTAGATGGAGATAAAGAGAATGGCCGTAATACATTAGCGATTATTGTTGGACGTGAGAACGCAATTGGTGTTCTTGCTTCCATGTTTATTGTTTCCTACATTTGGACAATTGCCCTAATCATTGTCGGAATCGTGTCCCCATGGATGCTGATTGTTTTCCTAAGTGCCCCGAAAGCATTTAAAGCGACAAAAGGATTTATCGGCAAAAGTATTCCAATGGAAATGGCACCTGCGATGATCGCGACGGCAAAAACAAATACAATCTTTGGTTTCTTAATGGGAATCGGACTATTACTTGGTTATTTCCTATAA
- the menC gene encoding o-succinylbenzoate synthase: MRIKKATLYVTEMPLVIPFAASYGTYETRESIVIELEDTDGYIGFGEVVAFSEPWYTEETATTALHMLQDFLIPDVLKAEITHPNEIPSLFQHIKRNRMAKAGIEGAVWDLYAKHENRSLATLLGGTQPEIEVGVVIGLDTISNMLKRIEMYAEEGYQRFKVKIKPEFDYELIKEIRRVFPKVPLMVDANSAYTLGDIERLKRLDEFQLMMIEQPLADNDFLDHAKLQKQIETPICLDESIHSLEDARVAITLGSCRIINIKPGRVGGLTESIQIHDYCKEHGIPVWCGGMVEMGISRAQNIALASLPNFTIPGDISASSRHWERDIISPGVTLQGGKVIVPKELGFGYGVNRERLEEITRKRIVCER, translated from the coding sequence ATGAGAATTAAAAAGGCGACGCTTTATGTAACAGAAATGCCTCTTGTGATTCCTTTTGCAGCAAGTTACGGAACGTATGAAACGCGGGAAAGTATTGTCATTGAACTTGAGGATACGGACGGATATATCGGGTTTGGGGAAGTTGTTGCGTTCTCAGAACCATGGTATACAGAAGAAACTGCAACAACGGCACTTCATATGCTTCAAGATTTTTTAATACCAGATGTATTGAAAGCTGAAATTACACATCCAAATGAAATTCCGAGTCTCTTTCAGCATATAAAGCGTAACCGTATGGCGAAAGCGGGAATAGAAGGCGCTGTATGGGATTTGTATGCGAAACACGAAAACAGGTCATTAGCGACTTTACTGGGAGGAACACAGCCAGAAATTGAAGTCGGTGTTGTGATTGGGTTAGATACGATTTCTAATATGTTAAAACGAATTGAAATGTATGCAGAAGAAGGATATCAACGTTTTAAGGTGAAAATCAAACCGGAATTTGATTATGAGCTAATAAAGGAAATACGAAGAGTCTTTCCAAAGGTTCCATTAATGGTCGATGCAAATTCAGCGTATACGTTAGGGGATATTGAACGATTAAAACGATTGGATGAATTTCAGTTAATGATGATTGAACAGCCTTTAGCGGATAACGATTTTCTCGATCACGCTAAGCTCCAAAAACAAATAGAGACACCTATTTGTTTGGACGAGAGTATTCATAGCTTAGAAGATGCAAGAGTAGCGATTACACTTGGAAGCTGCCGCATTATAAATATTAAACCGGGACGAGTTGGCGGTTTAACAGAATCAATCCAAATTCATGATTATTGCAAGGAACATGGTATTCCTGTTTGGTGCGGCGGTATGGTTGAAATGGGGATTTCACGTGCGCAAAATATTGCGTTAGCATCACTCCCAAACTTTACGATTCCGGGTGATATTTCAGCTTCAAGTAGACACTGGGAGCGAGATATTATTTCACCAGGAGTAACATTGCAAGGCGGGAAAGTAATTGTTCCAAAAGAGCTTGGGTTTGGATATGGCGTAAACCGGGAAAGATTAGAAGAGATTACGAGAAAACGGATTGTATGTGAGAGGTGA
- a CDS encoding isochorismate synthase has translation MIQTKQKDLQEVILAAIKHATNEKTLVSFVKQIDWMDPLLFYAAGKRIASENRCYFADPSQHVIFAGIGSVFTIANSSDKRFQNAHEKWSKVQEKAIVHREEYEFGTGPLLFGSFSFDPEKEQTDLWEEFKDTTLSLPAFLLTVKNEKAWLTMNTFISAEDSAQGVYEEIVSLEKRILEECNCPLTEAKLTVTSKVEVDPKSWMNAIVKVQDEMKKGIVQKVVLARELKLTMDQNIDSARVLEALRIGQPDCYVFSFDYKGACFLGATPERLIRKEGGKFTSMCLAGSIGHGNSIEESKQNGDALLHDEKNLAEHGYVVNMIRSVLTEHCESVTIPQRPGLLTTKNLLHLYTPVEAKGEASLLSMVEELHPTPALGGTPRHAAMKLIRNVELLDRGLYGAPIGWIDDKGNGEFAVALRCGLLNGDKASLFAGCGIVIDSVPQLEYEETSLKFRPMLGALEELMK, from the coding sequence GTGATTCAGACGAAACAAAAAGATTTACAAGAAGTGATTTTGGCAGCTATTAAACATGCGACGAATGAAAAAACATTGGTCAGTTTTGTAAAACAAATAGATTGGATGGATCCGCTTCTTTTTTATGCAGCAGGAAAAAGGATTGCATCCGAAAATAGATGTTATTTTGCAGACCCATCTCAGCATGTCATATTTGCTGGAATTGGCTCTGTTTTCACTATAGCAAATTCTTCTGACAAACGCTTTCAAAATGCCCACGAAAAGTGGAGTAAAGTGCAAGAGAAAGCAATTGTTCACAGAGAAGAGTATGAATTTGGAACGGGTCCACTTTTATTTGGTAGTTTTTCATTTGATCCAGAAAAAGAACAAACGGATCTTTGGGAAGAGTTTAAAGATACAACATTATCGTTACCGGCTTTTCTTTTAACGGTAAAAAATGAAAAAGCATGGTTAACAATGAATACATTTATTTCAGCTGAAGACTCTGCACAGGGAGTGTATGAAGAAATTGTTTCTTTGGAAAAAAGAATTTTAGAAGAATGCAACTGTCCGCTTACAGAAGCAAAATTAACAGTAACTTCTAAAGTAGAAGTTGATCCAAAGAGCTGGATGAATGCAATTGTAAAAGTGCAGGATGAAATGAAAAAAGGAATTGTACAAAAGGTTGTATTGGCAAGAGAATTAAAACTAACGATGGATCAGAATATTGATTCTGCTCGTGTTTTAGAGGCGCTCCGTATTGGGCAACCGGATTGTTACGTGTTTTCCTTCGATTATAAAGGAGCATGCTTTTTAGGAGCAACGCCTGAAAGATTAATTCGAAAAGAAGGCGGAAAATTTACATCGATGTGCCTTGCTGGTTCGATTGGTCATGGTAATTCTATAGAAGAAAGTAAGCAAAATGGTGATGCGCTTCTTCATGATGAAAAGAATTTAGCAGAGCATGGTTATGTAGTCAATATGATTCGTAGCGTATTAACAGAGCATTGTGAATCCGTTACTATTCCGCAGCGTCCAGGTTTATTAACAACAAAAAATTTACTACATTTATATACACCGGTTGAAGCGAAAGGTGAAGCATCACTTCTTTCAATGGTGGAAGAACTGCATCCAACGCCAGCACTTGGTGGTACGCCACGCCACGCGGCGATGAAGCTCATCCGTAATGTAGAGTTATTAGACCGTGGATTGTACGGAGCACCAATCGGCTGGATAGATGACAAAGGGAACGGCGAATTTGCGGTAGCCCTGCGCTGCGGGCTATTAAATGGTGACAAGGCATCCTTATTTGCCGGCTGCGGTATTGTGATTGATTCAGTACCACAGCTTGAATATGAAGAAACAAGTTTGAAGTTTAGACCGATGCTTGGTGCTTTGGAGGAATTAATGAAATGA